From a single Cytophagales bacterium WSM2-2 genomic region:
- a CDS encoding phosphoesterase has protein sequence MVIGLISDTHSLLDLKVFEHFRDVDEIWHAGDIGDPEVANQLEKLKPFRAVFGNIDDKNIQSRFPEDLWFDCEGLKIWMTHIGGAPPNYNPRIKKILKERVPDIFICGHSHILRIKKDPKFNNMLYLNPGAAGNHGFHQIKTLVRFEILNKEIKKMEVIELGKRGAISQA, from the coding sequence ATGGTCATAGGTTTGATTTCAGATACTCACAGTCTCCTTGACCTCAAGGTCTTTGAACATTTCAGGGACGTTGATGAAATATGGCATGCGGGGGATATTGGGGATCCTGAAGTGGCCAACCAATTGGAAAAACTCAAACCGTTTCGGGCGGTCTTCGGAAATATCGATGATAAAAATATTCAATCACGTTTCCCGGAAGATTTATGGTTTGATTGTGAAGGGCTGAAAATCTGGATGACACATATTGGCGGAGCGCCTCCAAACTACAATCCAAGGATCAAGAAAATTTTGAAAGAAAGAGTTCCGGATATTTTCATCTGCGGGCATTCCCACATCTTAAGAATCAAAAAAGATCCGAAATTCAATAACATGCTATATCTCAACCCGGGAGCGGCAGGGAATCATGGGTTTCATCAGATCAAAACGCTGGTGAGATTTGAAATCTTGAACAAAGAAATCAAGAAGATGGAGGTAATCGAACTGGGGAAACGCGGAGCGATTAGCCAAGCGTAA